A single genomic interval of Dromiciops gliroides isolate mDroGli1 chromosome 1, mDroGli1.pri, whole genome shotgun sequence harbors:
- the ZBTB7A gene encoding zinc finger and BTB domain-containing protein 7A isoform X2 yields MAGGVDGPIGIPFPDHSSDILSSLNEQRTHGLLCDVVILVEGREFPTHRSVLAACSQYFKKLFTSGAVVDQQNVYEIDFVSAEALTALVDFAYTATLTVSTSNVSDILNAARLLEIPAVSDVCADLLDRQILAKNDQMDLVDQIDQRNHLRAKEYLEFFQSNPINSLPNNFPWTNPNFAGPEDEEDEEAAAAAVAAAAAATAATGGECNGLDFYAQGERPKANDVDPDSSQGLWPDRDEEAASGAGLFPPSQNGHYGGRGAGAGGEEEAASLSEAPEPGDSPGLVSGTADGEDGDGAEVDGLAASALLQQMITSVGRQAGGGGSEEDQRKEDEGVMDYYLKYFSGSHEGDVYPSWSQKVEKKIRAKAFQKCPICEKVIQGAGKLPRHIRTHTGEKPYECNICKVRFTRQDKLKVHMRKHTGEKPYLCQQCGAAFAHNYDLKNHMRVHTGLRPYQCESCFKTFVRSDHLHRHLKKDGCNGIPSRRGRKPRVRDSGAGAAPAPTPVAQDGRRHRPEKHFKEEEEEDEEEEQPQPEAPGRLNVAGGSADGNLATGLS; encoded by the exons ATGGCCGGTGGTGTGGACGGCCCCATTGGGATCCCCTTCCCTGACCACAGCAGCGACATTCTGAGCAGCCTGAATGAACAGAGGACCCATGGCCTACTGTGTGACGTGGTCATCCTGGTGGAGGGCCGAGAGTTCCCCACACACCGCTCGGTGCTGGCTGCCTGCAGCCAGTACTTCAAGAAGCTTTTCACATCGGGTGCTGTGGTGGACCAGCAGAATGTTTATGAGATCGACTTTGTGAGTGCCGAGGCCCTCACGGCCCTGGTGGACTTTGCCTACACAGCAACCCTCACCGTCAGCACATCCAATGTCAGTGACATCCTCAACGCTGCTCGCCTGCTGGAGATCCCGGCCGTCAGCGACGTGTGCGCCGACCTCCTGGACCGCCAAATTCTGGCCAAGAATGACCAGATGGATTTAGTAGATCAAATTGATCAGCGGAACCACCTCAGAGCCAAGGAGTACCTTGAATTCTTCCAGAGCAACCCCATAAACAGCCTCCCTAACAACTTCCCGTGGACCAACCCCAACTTTGCCGGCCCGGAGGATGAGGAGGACGAGGAGGCGGCAGCGGCGGCTGTGGCGGCAGCGGCTGCAGCCACGGCAGCCACTGGTGGCGAATGCAATGGCCTGGACTTCTATGCCCAGGGTGAGCGACCAAAGGCCAATGATGTTGACCCAGACAGCAGTCAGGGCCTGTGGCCCGACCGTGACGAGGAGGCAGCCTCAGGGGCCGGCCTCTTCCCCCCCTCACAGAACGGGCACTATGGAGGTCGTGGCGCTGGTgctgggggtgaggaggaagCTGCCTCCCTTTCCGAGGCACCGGAGCCGGGGGACTCCCCCGGCCTCGTGTCGGGGACAGCCGACGGGGAGGACGGCGATGGGGCAGAGGTGGACGGGCTGGCCGCCAGCGCCCTGCTGCAACAGATGATCACCTCAGTGGGGCGGCAGGCTGGTGGCGGGGGCAGTGAGGAGGATCAACGCAAGGAGGACGAGGGCGTCATGGATTATTACTTGAAGTATTTCAGTGGCTCCCATGAGGGCGATGTCTATCCATCGTGGTCCCAGAAGGTGGAGAAGAAGATCAGGGCCAAAGCATTCCAGAAGTGCCCCATCTGTGAGAAGGTGATCCAGGGGGCGGGCAAGCTGCCCCGTCACATTCGCACCCACACTGGTGAAAAACCCTATGAGTGTAACATCTGCAAAGTCCGATTCACCAG GCAGGACAAGCTGAAGGTGCACATGCGGAAGCACACGGGGGAGAAGCCCTACCTGTGCCAGCAGTGTGGAGCTGCCTTCGCCCACAACTACGACTTGAAGAACCACATGCGGGTGCACACGGGCCTGCGGCCCTACCAGTGCGAGAGCTGCTTCAAGACTTTCGTCCGCTCCGACCACTTGCACAGGCACCTCAAGAAGGACGGCTGCAACGGAATCCCCTCCCGCCGAGGCCGGAAGCCCCGGGTGCGCGACTCGGGGGCAGGGGCTGCGCCAGCCCCCACCCCAGTGGCCCAGGACGGCCGGCGCCACCGGCCCGAGAAGCACtttaaggaggaagaggaagaggacgAGGAAGAAGAGCAGCCCCAGCCTGAGGCCCCGGGCAGGTTGAATGTAGCAGGAGGGTCAGCTGACGGTAACTTAGCGACCGGACTCTCCTAA
- the ZBTB7A gene encoding zinc finger and BTB domain-containing protein 7A isoform X1, protein MEPSHGGKPEILAWKMAGGVDGPIGIPFPDHSSDILSSLNEQRTHGLLCDVVILVEGREFPTHRSVLAACSQYFKKLFTSGAVVDQQNVYEIDFVSAEALTALVDFAYTATLTVSTSNVSDILNAARLLEIPAVSDVCADLLDRQILAKNDQMDLVDQIDQRNHLRAKEYLEFFQSNPINSLPNNFPWTNPNFAGPEDEEDEEAAAAAVAAAAAATAATGGECNGLDFYAQGERPKANDVDPDSSQGLWPDRDEEAASGAGLFPPSQNGHYGGRGAGAGGEEEAASLSEAPEPGDSPGLVSGTADGEDGDGAEVDGLAASALLQQMITSVGRQAGGGGSEEDQRKEDEGVMDYYLKYFSGSHEGDVYPSWSQKVEKKIRAKAFQKCPICEKVIQGAGKLPRHIRTHTGEKPYECNICKVRFTRQDKLKVHMRKHTGEKPYLCQQCGAAFAHNYDLKNHMRVHTGLRPYQCESCFKTFVRSDHLHRHLKKDGCNGIPSRRGRKPRVRDSGAGAAPAPTPVAQDGRRHRPEKHFKEEEEEDEEEEQPQPEAPGRLNVAGGSADGNLATGLS, encoded by the exons ATCTTGGCGTGGAAGATGGCCGGTGGTGTGGACGGCCCCATTGGGATCCCCTTCCCTGACCACAGCAGCGACATTCTGAGCAGCCTGAATGAACAGAGGACCCATGGCCTACTGTGTGACGTGGTCATCCTGGTGGAGGGCCGAGAGTTCCCCACACACCGCTCGGTGCTGGCTGCCTGCAGCCAGTACTTCAAGAAGCTTTTCACATCGGGTGCTGTGGTGGACCAGCAGAATGTTTATGAGATCGACTTTGTGAGTGCCGAGGCCCTCACGGCCCTGGTGGACTTTGCCTACACAGCAACCCTCACCGTCAGCACATCCAATGTCAGTGACATCCTCAACGCTGCTCGCCTGCTGGAGATCCCGGCCGTCAGCGACGTGTGCGCCGACCTCCTGGACCGCCAAATTCTGGCCAAGAATGACCAGATGGATTTAGTAGATCAAATTGATCAGCGGAACCACCTCAGAGCCAAGGAGTACCTTGAATTCTTCCAGAGCAACCCCATAAACAGCCTCCCTAACAACTTCCCGTGGACCAACCCCAACTTTGCCGGCCCGGAGGATGAGGAGGACGAGGAGGCGGCAGCGGCGGCTGTGGCGGCAGCGGCTGCAGCCACGGCAGCCACTGGTGGCGAATGCAATGGCCTGGACTTCTATGCCCAGGGTGAGCGACCAAAGGCCAATGATGTTGACCCAGACAGCAGTCAGGGCCTGTGGCCCGACCGTGACGAGGAGGCAGCCTCAGGGGCCGGCCTCTTCCCCCCCTCACAGAACGGGCACTATGGAGGTCGTGGCGCTGGTgctgggggtgaggaggaagCTGCCTCCCTTTCCGAGGCACCGGAGCCGGGGGACTCCCCCGGCCTCGTGTCGGGGACAGCCGACGGGGAGGACGGCGATGGGGCAGAGGTGGACGGGCTGGCCGCCAGCGCCCTGCTGCAACAGATGATCACCTCAGTGGGGCGGCAGGCTGGTGGCGGGGGCAGTGAGGAGGATCAACGCAAGGAGGACGAGGGCGTCATGGATTATTACTTGAAGTATTTCAGTGGCTCCCATGAGGGCGATGTCTATCCATCGTGGTCCCAGAAGGTGGAGAAGAAGATCAGGGCCAAAGCATTCCAGAAGTGCCCCATCTGTGAGAAGGTGATCCAGGGGGCGGGCAAGCTGCCCCGTCACATTCGCACCCACACTGGTGAAAAACCCTATGAGTGTAACATCTGCAAAGTCCGATTCACCAG GCAGGACAAGCTGAAGGTGCACATGCGGAAGCACACGGGGGAGAAGCCCTACCTGTGCCAGCAGTGTGGAGCTGCCTTCGCCCACAACTACGACTTGAAGAACCACATGCGGGTGCACACGGGCCTGCGGCCCTACCAGTGCGAGAGCTGCTTCAAGACTTTCGTCCGCTCCGACCACTTGCACAGGCACCTCAAGAAGGACGGCTGCAACGGAATCCCCTCCCGCCGAGGCCGGAAGCCCCGGGTGCGCGACTCGGGGGCAGGGGCTGCGCCAGCCCCCACCCCAGTGGCCCAGGACGGCCGGCGCCACCGGCCCGAGAAGCACtttaaggaggaagaggaagaggacgAGGAAGAAGAGCAGCCCCAGCCTGAGGCCCCGGGCAGGTTGAATGTAGCAGGAGGGTCAGCTGACGGTAACTTAGCGACCGGACTCTCCTAA